A stretch of Arthrobacter sunyaminii DNA encodes these proteins:
- a CDS encoding SRPBCC domain-containing protein, with protein MEPQPTGRITRTGPESYDLTFSRLFSEPPDAVWSSFTDSAQTASWFGRWQGTPARGSWLDLQMLYEDGLPWSRLQVSECTAPELLRLLVKDEYGSWDLEIRFQGHSGGTRLDFIHHLDDPLAAEGVGPGWEYYLDRLAAVRGGATVPEFGDYYPGQGPYFLAQARAAADADETGGIG; from the coding sequence ATGGAGCCACAACCCACCGGCAGGATCACCCGCACCGGACCGGAATCCTACGACCTGACTTTTTCCCGGTTGTTTTCGGAACCGCCGGACGCCGTCTGGTCCAGTTTCACGGATTCCGCCCAAACGGCCTCCTGGTTTGGACGCTGGCAGGGCACCCCCGCCCGGGGATCATGGCTGGATCTTCAGATGCTCTATGAGGATGGGCTGCCGTGGAGCCGGCTGCAGGTCTCCGAATGCACCGCCCCTGAACTGCTTCGCCTGCTGGTGAAGGACGAGTACGGCAGCTGGGATCTGGAGATCCGTTTCCAGGGCCATTCCGGCGGAACCCGGTTGGATTTCATTCATCATCTGGACGATCCGCTGGCTGCGGAAGGCGTGGGGCCCGGCTGGGAATACTATCTGGACCGGCTGGCGGCTGTCCGCGGAGGCGCCACGGTTCCGGAGTTCGGTGACTATTACCCCGGCCAGGGACCATATTTCCTAGCTCAGGCGCGTGCTGCAGCGGATGCGGACGAAACCGGCGGAATTGGCTAG
- a CDS encoding DNA polymerase III subunit gamma and tau, producing MSTALYRRYRPESFADVIGQEHVTEPLMAALSKNRVNHAYLFSGPRGCGKTTSARILARCLNCAEGPTPVPCGKCDSCVELARNGSGSLDVIEIDAASHGGVDDARDLRERATFAPVRDRYKIFIIDEAHMVTSAGFNALLKIVEEPPEHIKFIFATTEPDKVIGTIRSRTHHYPFRLVPPEPLLAYLDKLCQQENVPVAPGVLSLVIRAGGGSVRDSLSVLDQLMAGAGESGLDYELAVNLLGYTPISLLDDVVDAFAAGDAATVFRAVDRVIQTGQDPRRFVEDLLERFRDLIIVHAMPDSAAAVLRGMPEDQINRMSTQATQLGGAELSRAADITNTALTEMTGATSPRLHLELLCARILLPASDQTERGTAARVDRIERRLSYAGDSTEAVGRAAAASSPVESIPAARPTAAPETPAVVADAPAAPAESRPDAVPAAAAASSAAETSGSTGAADSSPLDWGGTWATAPEPQGATNTFQGSAAAAPSGFAGNGATPPATAAGPAAPAPAPAPAERDPRQAPSAAQAPATPAPAAQQTGGAGDASGGQIEMIRRAWPEIMDALTGIRRATWLNVSKNASPKSFDGRILQLAFSNQGAATNFNRPDHLENLRKAVSQVLGLDCQVNVVHDSSAGESGPKAGSRLTPAPAPAQVQAPSQQSVGHSAQAPAVSSAQAASVNSPARAAAPAAQVSSDRPAPPSMPVPSSSSVPSSNSVPPSSSAPSVSPEQPSGPARPDASGPSAQPQRAHGSSAVVSGPAAAAALNRRRGQSPQQGSGPQQGSAQQSSSSSRFPGRGGRSTSVEPGPLPDDWQQEPPEDPYAGGPESNAWEQAEPPVDVYSSGNLSDSEWAATNWAGTGSSPARQAGGTQAAQGAPSTAAQAAPAQAGSAQASSSSASAPVQPQAQRSAPSAAVPPTAAPGPGNDGRPLSRYQKLLNEAAARSGSANPSAGRSTVNLVEDIPSADDIRLEDSGLVGRKAIERILGGRLIEERSVDGR from the coding sequence GTGAGTACAGCCCTTTACCGCCGCTACCGTCCCGAGAGCTTCGCGGATGTGATCGGGCAGGAGCACGTCACTGAACCGCTGATGGCGGCGCTCTCCAAAAACCGCGTTAATCACGCCTATCTCTTCTCCGGCCCCCGAGGCTGCGGCAAAACCACTTCCGCACGCATCCTTGCGCGCTGCCTGAACTGCGCCGAGGGCCCGACGCCGGTCCCCTGCGGCAAGTGCGACAGCTGCGTCGAGCTGGCCCGCAACGGCTCCGGCAGCCTCGATGTCATCGAGATTGACGCCGCCAGCCACGGCGGTGTCGACGACGCCCGCGACCTGCGCGAACGCGCCACCTTTGCCCCGGTCCGCGACCGCTACAAGATTTTCATTATCGACGAGGCCCATATGGTCACGTCCGCCGGCTTCAATGCGCTGCTGAAGATCGTCGAAGAACCGCCGGAGCACATCAAGTTCATCTTCGCCACCACGGAGCCGGACAAGGTGATCGGCACCATCCGGTCCCGCACCCACCACTATCCGTTCCGTCTGGTTCCGCCTGAACCGCTCCTGGCCTACCTGGACAAGCTTTGCCAGCAGGAAAACGTTCCGGTTGCCCCCGGCGTCCTGTCCCTGGTGATCCGTGCCGGCGGCGGATCCGTGCGCGACTCGCTTTCGGTGCTGGACCAGCTGATGGCCGGCGCCGGAGAATCTGGGTTGGACTACGAGCTGGCCGTCAACCTCCTGGGCTACACGCCCATCTCGCTGCTCGACGACGTCGTAGACGCCTTCGCGGCTGGCGACGCCGCCACCGTCTTCCGCGCCGTGGACCGCGTCATCCAGACCGGCCAGGACCCCCGCCGGTTTGTCGAGGACCTGCTGGAACGCTTCCGCGACCTGATTATTGTCCACGCCATGCCGGACAGCGCCGCTGCGGTGCTGCGTGGGATGCCGGAAGATCAGATCAACCGGATGAGCACGCAGGCAACCCAGCTAGGCGGCGCCGAGCTCTCCCGCGCCGCAGACATCACCAACACCGCGCTGACGGAAATGACCGGCGCCACGTCCCCGCGGCTGCACCTGGAGCTGCTGTGTGCACGCATCCTGCTGCCGGCCTCGGACCAGACCGAACGCGGCACCGCCGCACGTGTAGACCGCATTGAACGGCGCCTGAGCTACGCCGGGGACAGCACCGAGGCCGTGGGCCGGGCTGCAGCTGCGTCGTCGCCGGTGGAATCCATCCCGGCGGCACGCCCGACGGCGGCACCGGAGACACCCGCCGTGGTTGCGGATGCACCGGCAGCGCCGGCTGAATCCCGACCGGATGCCGTGCCGGCAGCTGCGGCCGCTTCGAGTGCTGCCGAGACTTCGGGTTCAACAGGTGCTGCGGACAGTTCTCCCCTGGACTGGGGCGGAACGTGGGCAACTGCACCGGAACCGCAGGGCGCAACAAACACGTTCCAAGGCTCCGCGGCGGCCGCCCCGTCCGGATTTGCCGGCAACGGTGCAACGCCTCCGGCCACGGCTGCCGGTCCGGCCGCTCCTGCACCTGCACCTGCACCTGCAGAACGGGATCCCCGGCAGGCACCTTCCGCGGCACAGGCACCCGCAACTCCAGCCCCTGCCGCGCAGCAGACGGGTGGTGCCGGTGATGCTTCGGGCGGCCAGATCGAAATGATCCGCCGCGCGTGGCCTGAAATCATGGATGCCCTCACGGGAATCCGCCGCGCCACATGGCTCAATGTCAGCAAGAACGCCAGCCCCAAGTCCTTCGACGGGCGAATCCTGCAGCTGGCGTTCAGTAATCAGGGCGCCGCCACAAACTTCAACCGCCCGGACCATCTGGAGAACCTCCGGAAGGCGGTCAGCCAGGTCCTTGGATTGGATTGCCAGGTCAATGTGGTGCATGACAGTTCGGCGGGTGAGTCGGGCCCAAAAGCAGGTAGCCGGTTAACCCCGGCGCCGGCTCCCGCTCAGGTCCAGGCTCCGTCCCAGCAATCCGTCGGCCATTCGGCACAGGCTCCGGCTGTGTCGTCGGCACAGGCGGCTTCCGTAAATTCCCCCGCACGCGCCGCAGCTCCGGCTGCCCAGGTCAGTTCCGATCGCCCGGCGCCACCCAGCATGCCGGTACCGTCCAGCAGCTCGGTACCGTCCAGCAACTCGGTACCGCCCAGCAGCTCGGCACCGTCCGTCAGCCCAGAACAGCCCAGCGGGCCGGCACGTCCCGACGCCTCAGGACCGTCAGCGCAGCCACAGCGCGCCCACGGCTCCTCGGCCGTTGTTTCCGGTCCCGCGGCTGCCGCTGCCCTGAACCGTCGCCGCGGGCAAAGCCCCCAGCAAGGTTCCGGCCCCCAGCAGGGTTCAGCACAGCAGTCCTCGTCCTCTTCGCGGTTCCCGGGCCGCGGCGGCCGAAGCACTTCCGTCGAACCCGGCCCGCTGCCGGATGACTGGCAGCAGGAGCCGCCGGAGGATCCGTATGCCGGCGGTCCGGAAAGCAACGCCTGGGAGCAGGCCGAGCCGCCCGTTGACGTGTACTCGTCCGGCAATCTGTCCGACAGCGAATGGGCTGCCACTAACTGGGCCGGCACAGGTTCGTCACCGGCCCGGCAAGCGGGCGGAACACAGGCAGCCCAGGGCGCCCCGTCCACGGCGGCACAAGCAGCACCGGCCCAGGCAGGATCGGCCCAGGCATCGTCGTCGTCCGCAAGCGCGCCCGTGCAGCCGCAGGCACAGCGGTCCGCCCCTTCCGCTGCGGTGCCTCCCACCGCCGCGCCCGGGCCGGGCAACGACGGGCGGCCGCTGAGCCGGTATCAAAAACTGCTCAATGAAGCTGCCGCGCGCAGCGGTTCGGCAAACCCCTCCGCCGGGCGCAGCACAGTAAACTTGGTGGAAGACATCCCCAGCGCGGATGACATCCGGCTTGAAGATTCCGGGCTGGTGGGCAGGAAAGCCATCGAGCGAATCTTGGGCGGCCGATTGATCGAAGAACGCAGCGTCGACGGCCGGTAA
- the recR gene encoding recombination mediator RecR → MYEGAVQELIDELGRLPGIGPKSAQRIAFHILEADPEDMRKLASSIVTVKDKVKFCSICGNVTEQETCAICRDSRRDPTMICVVEESKDVIAVERTRSFRGRYHVLGGAINPIAGIGPDQLRIRELLSRLSDEQISEIIIATDPNLEGEATATYLSRMLKTLGINVTRLASGLPVGGDLEYADEITLGRAFEGRRSMS, encoded by the coding sequence GTGTACGAAGGCGCAGTTCAGGAACTGATTGATGAGCTGGGACGGCTTCCGGGGATTGGCCCCAAGTCCGCCCAGCGCATTGCCTTCCACATTCTGGAAGCGGATCCGGAGGACATGCGGAAACTGGCGTCCTCCATCGTCACGGTTAAGGACAAGGTGAAGTTCTGCAGCATCTGCGGCAACGTTACCGAGCAGGAAACGTGTGCCATCTGCCGCGACAGCCGCCGGGACCCGACCATGATCTGCGTGGTTGAAGAGTCCAAGGACGTCATTGCGGTGGAACGCACCCGGTCCTTCCGCGGCCGGTACCACGTGCTGGGCGGCGCCATTAATCCCATTGCCGGAATCGGACCGGACCAGCTTCGCATCCGTGAGCTCCTCAGCCGGCTCTCGGACGAGCAGATCTCCGAAATCATCATCGCCACGGACCCCAACCTCGAAGGCGAAGCGACGGCCACGTACCTGTCCCGCATGCTCAAGACGCTGGGCATCAACGTCACACGGCTGGCGTCCGGCCTGCCGGTGGGCGGGGACCTGGAATACGCCGACGAAATTACGCTGGGCCGGGCCTTCGAGGGCCGGCGCAGCATGTCCTAG
- a CDS encoding DUF4442 domain-containing protein — protein MKALTVKPAVMRRFINLWPPFVFSGIHITHLGADSLSAEVRLRLHWWNRNVAGVHFGGSLFAMTDPFWMMLLLRHLGADHVVWDRAAEIDFIKPGRGEVTARFVLAPADVERLRKLAAGGDKVLEWFSVDVVDADGGVVARVRKQVYVRRKQERNKTVAG, from the coding sequence GTGAAAGCTCTAACCGTGAAGCCGGCCGTGATGCGCCGGTTCATCAATCTTTGGCCGCCCTTTGTTTTTTCCGGCATTCACATCACGCATCTGGGCGCTGATTCGCTGTCCGCAGAGGTGCGGCTGCGGTTGCACTGGTGGAACCGCAATGTAGCGGGGGTGCATTTCGGCGGGTCGCTTTTTGCCATGACGGATCCCTTTTGGATGATGCTTCTGCTGCGTCATCTGGGCGCGGACCACGTGGTGTGGGACCGGGCGGCGGAAATCGATTTCATCAAGCCCGGCCGCGGCGAGGTCACGGCCCGCTTTGTCCTGGCACCGGCCGACGTGGAGCGCCTCAGGAAGCTGGCTGCCGGCGGGGACAAGGTCCTGGAGTGGTTCTCCGTGGACGTGGTGGATGCCGACGGCGGTGTGGTGGCGCGGGTGCGCAAGCAGGTCTACGTCCGCCGCAAGCAGGAGCGGAACAAGACAGTAGCTGGCTAA
- a CDS encoding MarR family winged helix-turn-helix transcriptional regulator encodes MSRVDEDLLLEHQLCFALSVASRSVVGAYKPVLEKLGLTHPQYLVMLALWEQSPRSVRSLGAALAMEPATLSPMLKRLEAAGLLTRNRAPEDDRSLAVELTEAGRSLRGKAAEVPGTMLERLNLTRDQVQELNEAMRRLIESAQLAVAADQN; translated from the coding sequence ATGAGCCGGGTTGATGAGGACCTCCTGCTGGAACATCAGCTGTGCTTTGCCCTGTCCGTGGCCTCCCGAAGCGTTGTCGGCGCCTACAAACCCGTGCTGGAAAAACTCGGTCTCACCCATCCGCAGTATCTGGTCATGCTTGCCCTCTGGGAGCAGAGCCCGCGAAGCGTCCGCAGCCTCGGTGCGGCCCTGGCCATGGAGCCGGCCACCTTGTCCCCGATGCTCAAGCGACTGGAGGCGGCCGGGCTCCTCACACGCAACCGTGCACCGGAAGATGACCGGTCCCTGGCCGTGGAGCTGACGGAAGCCGGACGTTCCCTTCGGGGGAAGGCTGCTGAGGTCCCGGGCACCATGCTGGAACGGTTGAATCTGACCCGGGACCAGGTGCAGGAACTGAATGAAGCCATGCGGCGTCTGATTGAGTCCGCACAGTTGGCAGTGGCAGCGGATCAGAACTGA
- a CDS encoding aspartate kinase: MSLIVQKFGGSSVSDAEGIKRVAQRVVDTHAAGNEVVVVVSAMGDSTDELLDLAAQITSGGNAREMDMLLSAGERISMALLAMAINERGGSAQSFTGSQAGMITDAIHGKARIIDVSPHRIKTAIEKGDVAIVAGFQGMSRDSHDITTLGRGGSDTTAVALAAALGADVCEIYTDVDGIYTADPRVAPTAQKIDTISSEEMLEMAASGAKILHLRCVEYARRFGVPLHVRSSFSQHEGTWVLPSPDDKIKIQEGEPLEQPIISGVAHDRSEAKLTVVGVPDIPGKAAEIFGIVAGANTNIDMIVQNVSTQGSGKTDISFTLPIVDGQAAMAALNAAKAEVGFDSIDYNEQIGKLSLIGAGMRSNPGVSHKFFEALHLAGVNIDMISTSEIRISVVTDAALLNTAVRAVHAAFGLDGEAEATVYGGTGR, translated from the coding sequence ATGAGCCTGATAGTTCAGAAATTCGGCGGTTCCTCCGTGTCGGACGCCGAAGGCATCAAGCGCGTTGCCCAGCGGGTTGTGGACACTCACGCCGCCGGCAACGAGGTGGTGGTGGTGGTTTCCGCCATGGGTGACAGCACCGATGAACTGCTGGATTTGGCCGCGCAGATTACCTCCGGCGGAAACGCCCGCGAGATGGACATGCTGCTGAGCGCCGGTGAACGTATTTCCATGGCGCTGCTGGCCATGGCCATCAACGAACGCGGCGGATCCGCCCAATCCTTCACCGGCAGCCAGGCCGGCATGATCACCGATGCCATCCACGGCAAGGCCCGCATCATTGATGTTTCGCCGCACCGGATCAAGACGGCCATCGAGAAGGGCGACGTCGCCATTGTCGCCGGGTTCCAGGGCATGAGCCGGGACAGCCACGACATCACCACGCTGGGCCGCGGCGGTTCGGACACGACCGCCGTCGCGCTGGCCGCCGCGCTGGGCGCTGACGTCTGCGAGATCTACACCGACGTGGACGGCATTTACACCGCGGATCCCCGCGTGGCCCCCACCGCTCAGAAGATTGACACCATCTCCAGCGAGGAAATGCTGGAAATGGCGGCGTCCGGAGCCAAGATCCTGCACCTGCGCTGCGTGGAGTACGCCCGCCGTTTTGGCGTTCCGCTGCATGTGCGCTCCTCCTTCAGCCAGCACGAGGGAACCTGGGTCCTGCCCAGCCCCGATGACAAGATCAAGATTCAAGAGGGAGAACCCTTGGAACAGCCCATCATTTCCGGCGTCGCACATGACCGCTCCGAAGCCAAGCTCACCGTGGTGGGCGTGCCGGACATCCCCGGCAAGGCGGCAGAGATCTTCGGCATCGTGGCCGGTGCCAACACGAACATCGACATGATCGTGCAGAACGTCTCCACCCAGGGCTCGGGAAAGACGGATATCTCCTTCACCCTGCCGATCGTTGACGGCCAGGCGGCCATGGCAGCCCTGAACGCGGCCAAGGCGGAGGTGGGCTTCGACAGCATCGACTACAACGAGCAGATCGGCAAGCTGTCCCTGATCGGCGCCGGCATGCGCTCCAACCCGGGCGTCTCGCACAAGTTCTTCGAAGCACTGCATCTGGCCGGGGTGAACATCGACATGATCTCCACGTCGGAAATCCGCATCTCGGTTGTCACTGACGCCGCGCTTCTGAACACGGCTGTCCGCGCCGTCCATGCCGCATTCGGGCTCGACGGCGAAGCCGAGGCCACCGTGTACGGCGGCACCGGCCGCTAG
- a CDS encoding 3-methyladenine DNA glycosylase, translating into MTSSAFSAVLREDQWLPLVQQHRERVQPFAEGFLSRRSAGQKHPVEDFLFTYYSQKPGQLLRWHPGAGVVLAGTAAGERKDWKFYRPLSEPELAAAGLGAGTTAVTVDLPAFAAARGDATAFTARLLARTAARKATLGCFGMHEWAMAYKSDTNGIRHEYLQLRLGAQGTDELVERSKIRCTHFDAFRFYAPQAVPLNELRPTRENQVDLEQPGCLHANMDLYKWAYKLVPLLPSELVMDCFELSWRIRTMDMQASPYDLQDWGYSPIRVETPGGRSEYAAAQRQFSEESQLLRARILGLLEPLQEQLWSHNPPAGSPAPDRNPTT; encoded by the coding sequence GTGACTTCTTCCGCTTTCTCCGCCGTCCTCCGAGAGGATCAGTGGCTGCCGCTGGTTCAGCAGCACCGGGAGCGCGTGCAGCCTTTCGCGGAGGGATTCCTGTCCCGCCGGTCCGCGGGGCAAAAGCACCCCGTGGAAGATTTCCTCTTTACCTACTACTCCCAGAAGCCCGGACAGCTGCTGCGCTGGCATCCGGGGGCCGGCGTCGTCCTGGCCGGGACGGCGGCCGGCGAGCGCAAAGACTGGAAATTTTACCGCCCCCTCAGCGAGCCGGAACTTGCAGCGGCGGGACTCGGCGCCGGCACGACGGCGGTGACCGTGGACCTGCCCGCCTTTGCGGCGGCGCGGGGAGACGCCACTGCCTTCACTGCCAGGCTGCTTGCCCGCACTGCCGCACGGAAGGCAACACTGGGCTGCTTCGGCATGCATGAGTGGGCGATGGCTTACAAGTCGGACACCAACGGCATCAGACATGAATACCTGCAGCTCCGCCTGGGTGCGCAGGGAACTGACGAGCTCGTGGAGCGCAGCAAGATCCGGTGCACCCACTTCGACGCATTCCGTTTCTACGCACCGCAGGCGGTGCCCCTGAATGAACTCCGGCCCACCCGCGAAAACCAGGTTGACCTGGAGCAGCCCGGCTGCCTGCACGCCAACATGGACCTCTACAAGTGGGCCTACAAGCTGGTTCCGCTGCTGCCGAGCGAACTGGTCATGGACTGCTTTGAACTGTCCTGGCGCATTCGAACCATGGACATGCAGGCCTCCCCCTACGATTTGCAGGATTGGGGCTACTCTCCAATCCGTGTGGAAACCCCGGGCGGCCGGAGTGAATATGCTGCCGCCCAGCGACAGTTCAGTGAAGAATCACAACTGCTGCGGGCCCGCATCCTTGGCCTGCTGGAACCCCTTCAGGAGCAGCTATGGAGCCACAACCCACCGGCAGGATCACCCGCACCGGACCGGAATCCTACGACCTGA